The proteins below come from a single Longimicrobium sp. genomic window:
- a CDS encoding single-stranded DNA-binding protein yields MARSLNKAMLIGNVGSDPEIRTTAGGARVAQFSLATSRRWNDRNGQQQEKTEWHRVVAWDKPFPLVDVIEKYLKKGERVYVEGEIEYRTYDDKDGNTRYVTEIRAREVLLLGSREGGGGGDYGGGGGGYRQAASSGGGSGGGGGGGGANRGGSRGGGGGAPAGGGGSYDDFQAPGMDDDDDLPF; encoded by the coding sequence GTGGCTCGCAGCCTGAACAAGGCCATGCTGATCGGCAACGTGGGCTCGGACCCCGAGATCCGTACGACCGCAGGCGGTGCGCGCGTCGCGCAATTCTCGCTTGCCACCAGCCGGCGCTGGAACGACCGCAACGGCCAGCAGCAGGAAAAGACGGAGTGGCACCGCGTGGTTGCCTGGGACAAGCCCTTCCCGCTGGTGGACGTGATCGAGAAGTACCTGAAAAAGGGGGAGCGGGTGTACGTGGAGGGTGAGATCGAGTACCGCACCTACGACGACAAGGACGGCAACACCCGGTACGTCACCGAGATCCGCGCCCGCGAGGTCCTCCTCCTCGGCAGCCGTGAAGGAGGCGGCGGCGGGGACTACGGCGGCGGAGGCGGCGGTTACCGTCAGGCGGCCTCCTCGGGCGGCGGCTCCGGCGGTGGTGGTGGCGGCGGAGGCGCCAATCGCGGCGGATCGCGTGGCGGCGGCGGCGGCGCCCCGGCGGGTGGGGGCGGCTCGTACGACGACTTCCAGGCGCCGGGAATGGACGACGACGACGATCTGCCGTTCTAG
- a CDS encoding LytTR family DNA-binding domain-containing protein: MRWIRAQAGKTVRLIAIGDVDYLRSDAKYTVVGWQDGGKPAEAVIRVALKELLEQIDPQQFAQVHRSVVVNLRAIRHVKRHENETAEILLRGRDEVLPVSRGYVHLFRQM; encoded by the coding sequence TTGCGCTGGATCCGGGCGCAGGCGGGGAAGACCGTGCGCCTCATCGCAATTGGCGACGTCGATTACCTCCGCTCGGACGCGAAGTACACGGTCGTCGGTTGGCAAGACGGGGGCAAACCCGCCGAGGCGGTGATCCGGGTTGCGCTCAAGGAGCTGCTGGAGCAGATCGATCCGCAGCAGTTCGCGCAGGTTCATCGCTCGGTGGTGGTGAACCTGCGCGCGATCCGCCATGTGAAGCGGCACGAGAACGAAACCGCGGAGATCCTCCTCAGGGGACGCGACGAGGTGCTGCCGGTGAGCCGCGGCTACGTGCATCTGTTCCGGCAGATGTAG
- a CDS encoding NAD(P)/FAD-dependent oxidoreductase, giving the protein MSARVDVLVVGAGLAGLECARRLGEAGASVLLADRKPAVDHAVHTTGIFVRRTLESFELPDDCLGPPVRRVALYSPRGRAQLLESPHDEYRVGRMGALYRRELDACLRAGVQWAPSTTLAALEPDGAGSAAALERGGRRERLLARFVVGADGATSRVAPALGLDENREWIVGVEEVFRRVATGHAPTFHCWIDPSVAPGYIAWVVDDGEEVHVGVGGYASRFQPAEALRRFQARVAARFGLEGAVPCERRGGRIPVGGVLPRIACARGLLTGDAAGAVSPLTAGGLDPCLRLSALAAEVAVELLATGEPAALAPYDGTSLRARFRTRLLIRRALAAVRSPLAAELACAALRLPPFRTVAHRVFFGHGSFPDVARGRGTGAMPGLVPASTQQGVPS; this is encoded by the coding sequence GTGAGCGCGCGCGTGGACGTGCTCGTCGTGGGCGCCGGGCTGGCGGGGCTGGAGTGCGCCCGCCGACTGGGAGAGGCGGGCGCGAGCGTGCTGCTGGCCGACCGCAAGCCCGCCGTGGACCACGCGGTGCACACCACCGGGATCTTTGTCCGGCGGACGCTGGAGAGCTTCGAGCTGCCGGACGACTGCCTGGGGCCTCCGGTGCGGCGCGTGGCGCTCTACTCGCCGCGCGGGCGGGCGCAGCTGCTGGAGAGCCCGCACGACGAGTACCGCGTAGGCCGCATGGGCGCGCTCTACCGCCGGGAGCTGGACGCCTGCCTCCGCGCCGGGGTGCAGTGGGCGCCCTCGACCACCCTGGCCGCGCTGGAGCCGGACGGGGCGGGCTCGGCCGCGGCACTGGAGCGGGGCGGACGGCGCGAGCGGCTCCTGGCGCGCTTCGTGGTCGGCGCGGACGGCGCGACGTCGCGGGTGGCGCCCGCGCTGGGGCTGGACGAGAACCGCGAGTGGATCGTGGGGGTGGAGGAGGTGTTCCGCCGCGTCGCCACCGGGCACGCTCCCACCTTCCACTGCTGGATCGACCCCAGCGTGGCGCCCGGCTACATCGCCTGGGTGGTGGACGACGGCGAGGAGGTGCACGTGGGCGTGGGCGGTTACGCATCGCGCTTCCAGCCGGCGGAGGCGCTGCGGCGATTCCAGGCCCGCGTGGCGGCGCGCTTCGGGCTGGAGGGCGCGGTGCCGTGCGAGCGCCGTGGCGGGCGCATCCCGGTGGGCGGTGTGCTGCCGCGCATCGCTTGCGCGCGCGGGCTGCTGACGGGCGACGCGGCCGGCGCCGTGTCGCCGCTGACGGCGGGCGGGCTGGACCCGTGCCTCCGCCTCTCCGCCCTGGCCGCGGAGGTGGCCGTCGAGCTCCTGGCCACGGGCGAGCCGGCCGCGCTGGCGCCGTACGACGGCACCTCGCTGCGCGCCCGCTTCCGTACCCGCCTCCTCATCCGCCGAGCGCTGGCGGCGGTGCGCTCGCCCCTGGCGGCCGAGCTCGCCTGCGCGGCGCTCCGCCTCCCCCCGTTCCGCACCGTCGCGCACAGGGTGTTCTTTGGCCACGGATCGTTCCCCGACGTCGCGCGCGGGCGTGGAACGGGTGCGATGCCGGGCCTCGTTCCCGCTTCAACACAGCAGGGAGTGCCATCATGA
- a CDS encoding serine hydrolase domain-containing protein, giving the protein MLRTATLRSSLGAIVLVAVTASAAGGQPGRPLHVRLDSIAASGVVENRAVGLVAAVVRGNDTLLYKGYGKANVEWDVPMPHDALFEIGSVTKQFTAVALLQLRDEGKLSLDDEITKWLPDFDTRGNRVTLRRLLDHTSGMVGLTEMPEFGILVTNERFPRDSAYALIRRTPFQFRTGEAQIYNNSAFFLLGLVVEKASGMSYEDYVEKKIFEPLGMTRSMYCHSAENVPRRAHGYMVAANRVVRRARTNVHTWPFSAGSLCSTAGDMVTWVRALHGGKVLSPASYAELITPSKLNDGTPLRYSMGLQVGPDPSGHSYIGHGGAIAGFTAEVGWYPAAKMAVVVLQNTAGTLDPSAVASELASQILGWTRPRPQWFAGDAAPLVGRYVGQGRGRDMVIEVTQTPQGLAFAPDGAPARPVPWVEGLTFRQGNRIMAFRRANGDSGPVTELRVSTPAAHMILKKQ; this is encoded by the coding sequence ATGCTCAGGACAGCCACACTCCGTTCGTCCCTCGGCGCCATCGTCCTGGTCGCCGTCACCGCCTCGGCGGCGGGCGGGCAGCCGGGGCGTCCGCTCCACGTACGGCTGGACTCGATCGCCGCGTCCGGCGTGGTGGAGAACCGCGCCGTAGGCCTCGTGGCGGCGGTGGTGAGGGGGAACGACACGCTGCTCTACAAGGGGTACGGAAAGGCGAACGTCGAGTGGGACGTGCCGATGCCGCACGACGCGCTGTTCGAGATCGGCTCGGTCACCAAGCAGTTCACCGCCGTGGCGCTGCTCCAGCTCCGCGACGAGGGGAAGCTCAGCCTGGACGACGAGATCACGAAGTGGCTCCCCGACTTCGACACGCGCGGCAACCGGGTGACGCTGCGCCGGCTGCTCGACCACACCTCGGGGATGGTGGGGCTCACCGAGATGCCGGAGTTCGGCATCCTGGTGACCAACGAGCGCTTCCCCCGCGACTCGGCGTACGCGCTGATCCGGCGCACACCGTTCCAGTTCAGGACGGGCGAGGCGCAGATCTACAACAACTCCGCCTTCTTCCTGCTCGGCCTGGTGGTGGAGAAGGCGAGCGGGATGAGCTACGAGGACTACGTCGAGAAGAAGATCTTTGAACCGCTCGGGATGACGCGCTCGATGTACTGCCACAGCGCGGAGAACGTCCCCCGCCGCGCGCATGGATACATGGTGGCGGCGAACCGCGTGGTGCGCCGCGCGCGGACCAACGTGCATACCTGGCCCTTCTCCGCCGGCTCGCTCTGCTCCACGGCGGGCGACATGGTGACCTGGGTGAGGGCGCTGCACGGCGGCAAGGTGCTCTCGCCGGCATCGTACGCCGAGCTCATTACGCCGTCGAAGCTGAACGACGGTACGCCGCTGCGCTACAGCATGGGGCTGCAGGTGGGGCCGGACCCGAGCGGCCACAGCTACATCGGCCACGGCGGCGCGATCGCCGGCTTCACGGCGGAGGTGGGATGGTATCCCGCCGCGAAGATGGCCGTGGTCGTCCTCCAGAACACGGCCGGCACCCTGGATCCGAGCGCCGTCGCGAGCGAGCTCGCCAGCCAGATCCTGGGCTGGACCCGCCCGAGGCCCCAGTGGTTCGCCGGCGATGCCGCGCCGCTGGTAGGCAGGTACGTGGGGCAGGGACGCGGCCGGGACATGGTGATCGAGGTGACGCAGACGCCGCAGGGGCTGGCGTTTGCGCCGGACGGTGCGCCGGCGCGCCCCGTCCCCTGGGTGGAGGGGCTCACCTTTCGGCAGGGGAACAGGATCATGGCCTTCCGCCGCGCGAACGGCGACAGCGGTCCGGTGACGGAGCTGCGCGTCAGCACGCCCGCCGCGCACATGATCCTCAAGAAGCAGTAA
- a CDS encoding ABC transporter ATP-binding protein, whose translation MELQIRGVSKSYPNGVQALKNVTLTIPAGMYGLLGPNGAGKSTLMRILATLQEPDSGTIQLGDLNVVRQKDEVRKTLGYLPQEFGVYPKASAEELLDYFAILKGIPEKRARKEVVEALFRQTNLWEVRKQKLGGYSGGMRQRFGVAVALLGNPKLLIVDEPTAGLDPAERVRFLNLLSELGENSAVILSTHIVEDVSELCTRMAIIDRGEILLEAEPLGAIEEMRGRIWRSVIEKSALAEVEREHAVISTKMLAGRTLVHVYADAAPGPGFEPAEPDLEDVYFGTMAGHIGRRSQQAAVAS comes from the coding sequence ATGGAATTGCAGATTCGCGGCGTCTCCAAGAGCTATCCCAACGGCGTGCAGGCGCTCAAGAACGTGACGCTCACGATACCGGCGGGGATGTACGGGCTGCTGGGACCCAACGGCGCCGGCAAATCCACGCTGATGCGCATCCTCGCCACGCTCCAGGAGCCGGACAGCGGCACGATCCAGCTCGGCGACCTGAACGTCGTGCGCCAGAAAGACGAGGTGCGGAAGACGCTCGGATACCTGCCGCAGGAGTTCGGCGTGTATCCCAAGGCGAGCGCGGAGGAGCTGCTCGACTACTTCGCCATCCTCAAGGGCATCCCGGAGAAGAGGGCGCGCAAGGAGGTGGTGGAGGCGCTCTTCAGGCAGACGAACCTGTGGGAGGTGCGCAAGCAGAAGCTGGGCGGCTACTCGGGCGGGATGCGGCAGCGGTTCGGCGTGGCGGTGGCGCTGCTGGGGAACCCGAAGCTGCTCATTGTCGACGAGCCGACGGCGGGGCTGGACCCGGCCGAGCGCGTCCGGTTCCTGAACCTGCTCAGCGAACTGGGCGAGAACAGCGCGGTGATCCTCTCCACGCACATCGTGGAAGACGTTTCCGAACTGTGCACGCGGATGGCGATCATCGACCGCGGCGAGATCCTGCTGGAGGCCGAGCCGCTCGGCGCCATCGAGGAGATGCGGGGGCGGATCTGGCGCAGCGTGATCGAAAAGAGCGCGCTGGCCGAGGTGGAGCGCGAGCACGCGGTGATCTCCACCAAGATGCTCGCCGGGCGCACCCTGGTGCACGTCTACGCCGACGCGGCGCCCGGCCCCGGCTTCGAGCCCGCCGAGCCGGACCTGGAGGACGTCTACTTCGGCACCATGGCGGGGCACATCGGCCGCCGGAGCCAGCAGGCGGCGGTGGCGTCATGA
- a CDS encoding aminotransferase class I/II-fold pyridoxal phosphate-dependent enzyme: protein METSEMLPQIEQIHREARRRGTSFRIAQNEKIDGPTLRLNGKDLVSFASCSYLGLEFHPRVIEGCVDAVRRYGVQFATSRAYVSPPIYREAEDAMRRIFDAPTLLVPSTTLAHQIALPVLATEKDAILLDNQAHRSVHIGAALAQGGGATVETIPHRDLDDRLLDTLERLSRAHRTVFFAIDGIYSMYGDVAPLGLLQRALEVAPNIRLYVDDAHGLSWAGTHGRGHFLSRMPLSPQIVLATSLAKGFGASGGCLVFTDEAERERVQMTGGPYFFSTPTPPPLLGATLASAQIHLSDEIIGLQQALAERVQLFNALLHEFDLPLLSTNESPIFFLKVGNQEAMFDVARKVEEDGYYINVSHFPVVPVKRAGMRIAITALQGKDELRGLAQSLARHVPETFRTYGIEREALDALYARAIPRESWGH, encoded by the coding sequence ATGGAAACCTCTGAGATGCTCCCGCAGATCGAGCAGATCCACCGTGAGGCGCGCCGCCGGGGCACCAGCTTCCGCATAGCTCAGAACGAGAAAATCGATGGGCCCACGCTCCGGCTGAACGGAAAGGATCTGGTTTCCTTTGCGTCGTGCTCGTATCTGGGGTTGGAATTCCACCCCCGCGTGATCGAAGGCTGTGTGGACGCGGTTCGCCGGTACGGGGTGCAGTTCGCGACATCGCGCGCGTACGTATCGCCGCCGATCTACCGGGAGGCGGAGGACGCGATGCGCCGGATCTTCGATGCCCCCACCCTCCTTGTGCCGAGCACCACGCTCGCCCACCAGATCGCGCTTCCCGTGCTGGCCACGGAAAAGGACGCGATCCTGCTGGACAACCAGGCGCACCGCAGCGTCCACATCGGGGCCGCGCTGGCGCAGGGGGGAGGTGCCACGGTCGAGACCATCCCGCACCGCGACCTGGACGACCGCCTGCTCGATACGCTGGAGCGCCTGTCGCGCGCGCATCGCACCGTCTTTTTCGCCATCGACGGCATCTACTCCATGTACGGGGACGTTGCGCCGCTGGGGTTGCTGCAGCGGGCGCTGGAGGTGGCCCCGAACATCCGGTTGTACGTGGATGACGCGCACGGGCTCAGCTGGGCAGGCACGCACGGCCGGGGGCACTTTCTTTCGCGGATGCCGCTCAGCCCCCAAATCGTGCTCGCCACCTCGCTCGCCAAGGGGTTCGGGGCGAGCGGCGGATGCCTGGTCTTTACGGACGAGGCGGAGCGCGAGCGGGTGCAGATGACGGGGGGGCCGTACTTCTTCTCCACACCGACGCCGCCGCCCCTGCTGGGTGCCACGCTGGCATCGGCCCAGATTCACCTGAGCGATGAGATCATTGGGCTGCAGCAGGCGCTGGCGGAGCGGGTGCAGCTCTTCAACGCGCTGCTCCACGAGTTCGATCTGCCGCTGCTGAGCACGAACGAGAGCCCCATCTTCTTTCTCAAAGTGGGCAACCAGGAGGCGATGTTCGACGTCGCGCGCAAGGTGGAAGAGGACGGGTACTACATCAACGTGTCGCACTTTCCCGTCGTGCCGGTAAAGCGCGCCGGAATGCGCATCGCGATCACGGCGCTGCAGGGCAAGGACGAGCTCCGCGGCCTGGCGCAGTCGCTGGCGCGGCACGTTCCGGAGACGTTCCGCACGTACGGCATCGAGCGCGAGGCGCTGGACGCGCTGTACGCCCGGGCCATCCCCCGCGAGAGCTGGGGACACTGA
- a CDS encoding GNAT family N-acetyltransferase, whose protein sequence is MAIMETYSPARTGLELICPTAEHLPGYVDALERGWSPLVHLGEAAARNELEKIARDPAQFLALQVDREAKGGPIMRQDGTMVPRLPGVRRWMWDGEFCGVISLRWQPGTCALPSYCPGHVGYSVVPWKQGRGYAKRALAALLPEARREGLSYVELTTDLTNEPSRRVIEANGGFLVARFQPDPSGRHPEQLRYRIPLPA, encoded by the coding sequence ATGGCCATCATGGAGACATACTCGCCTGCCCGGACGGGGTTGGAGCTCATCTGCCCAACGGCCGAGCACCTCCCCGGCTACGTCGACGCCCTCGAGCGTGGCTGGTCGCCCCTCGTCCACCTAGGCGAAGCCGCCGCGCGCAACGAGCTGGAGAAGATCGCCCGCGACCCCGCGCAGTTCCTCGCCCTCCAGGTGGACCGGGAGGCGAAGGGCGGGCCCATCATGCGGCAGGACGGCACGATGGTGCCCCGCCTTCCCGGCGTCCGCCGCTGGATGTGGGACGGCGAGTTCTGCGGCGTCATCAGCCTTCGCTGGCAGCCGGGAACGTGCGCGCTCCCGTCGTACTGCCCCGGCCACGTCGGCTACTCGGTGGTTCCCTGGAAGCAGGGGCGCGGCTACGCCAAACGGGCCCTGGCCGCGCTCCTCCCCGAGGCGCGCCGCGAGGGCCTCTCCTACGTCGAGCTGACCACCGACCTCACCAACGAGCCCTCGCGCCGCGTCATCGAGGCCAACGGCGGCTTCCTGGTGGCACGCTTCCAGCCCGACCCCAGCGGCCGCCACCCTGAGCAGCTCAGGTACCGCATCCCGCTCCCCGCCTGA
- a CDS encoding TonB-dependent receptor plug domain-containing protein: protein MRVREVVTCLAAMLLTATTIEGQTAAVAADLEECRLAGNGKEKERMEAAAARLEAAAAAMDAARPVEALVVRARVRTACQIPFAPLLRQGALVAEANELLERALAQDPGHLAARVMLGMNHYRAPAFLGRTDAAVEQLELVLRDHGTRAEPAVATTYLSLGELYARQGRRSLAAQTWRRGAAQFPAHAGLREKAGAPVAADSVRPASAPAPTPAPQQLAVVPQPAAPLAAQPPAATVQPAGPVATDLEECRLAAAEKTKERMEAAAARLEAAASAMEPARPVEALVLRARIRTQCQIPFAPVLRQGALVAEANELLERALGLDPQHLIARFMLGMNHSRAPAFLGRTDAAVEQLERVLRDHGTRTEPAVASTYLTLGELYARQGRRTLAAQTWRRGAAQFPSHPGLREKAGAPVAADSIAPRASSADSTARPAPQQASAADSAAGIPRPVVAAPRAPVLLAPILVMGSTYSVDDPRAATRLSKQEVYTMPGGTADVFQTFQTLPGVTRVGDSGDLYVRGGDPAETPIYVDGARLFHPGRFETLSGSIFGVFDPSVMRTAYFSSGGFSARYGNALSGIVALETDRRPTTRHWRAGANLVSLGGTFWQPLGERAGMWSTAMLTDARALLTLHGRTGDYPEAPASKQLMAGFSVEPMEGIEVRLGGLLVSDETTALISSTGYEGPFRSESGSRLGTAEIRAMGWDGKATARMTLAASTRDTRFGFGVLERDHEDRQFGTRIDGEVKGSRVTLRAGFEGALLEALSDGTVPTSGQVAPGSPSRTLESELDRADHLGGYTEVEWRATRRIALLGGVRADNLPGESGIQVDPRLAAAYSLNGWTYRVGGGRFSQGRWRTRYALPNQGNASGVPLRAHHLVAGVQRDGTPAVRVEAYVKRYDDYVAETGTDADAPQVVGGRSHGLDVLFRPQGVGPVVGWLTYSYLKGEIELEDGGWVPSRFDVTHTLSTVGKLSMGEYELGLTGRYGTGRPNTPILGASPPVGSAPATPLYGDLNSQRLPDYVRLDGRLSRLMRMRGGIVVAYVEGLNLLDRGNVMSYTYDAAYRDRQPVRTFFGDRTLVLGVEAQF, encoded by the coding sequence ATGCGTGTGCGCGAAGTGGTCACATGCCTGGCGGCGATGCTGCTGACGGCGACGACGATCGAGGGCCAGACCGCCGCGGTGGCGGCGGACCTGGAGGAGTGCAGGCTGGCGGGGAACGGCAAGGAAAAGGAGCGGATGGAGGCGGCGGCGGCCCGCCTGGAAGCCGCGGCCGCGGCCATGGACGCGGCGCGTCCCGTGGAGGCGCTGGTCGTGCGGGCGCGGGTCCGCACCGCGTGCCAGATCCCCTTCGCCCCCCTTCTGCGGCAGGGCGCGCTGGTGGCGGAGGCGAACGAGCTGCTGGAGCGGGCGCTCGCGCAGGACCCCGGGCACCTGGCCGCCCGGGTCATGCTGGGGATGAACCACTACCGCGCCCCGGCGTTCCTGGGGCGCACGGACGCCGCGGTGGAGCAGCTGGAGCTCGTGCTGCGCGACCACGGCACGCGGGCGGAGCCGGCCGTCGCGACGACGTACCTCTCTCTCGGCGAGCTGTACGCGCGCCAGGGGCGCAGGTCGCTGGCGGCGCAGACATGGAGGCGCGGCGCGGCGCAGTTCCCGGCCCACGCCGGCCTGCGCGAGAAGGCGGGCGCGCCGGTGGCGGCGGATTCCGTCCGGCCGGCGAGCGCTCCCGCGCCGACGCCGGCGCCGCAGCAGCTCGCGGTCGTGCCTCAGCCGGCGGCCCCGCTCGCGGCGCAGCCACCGGCCGCCACAGTGCAGCCCGCCGGACCGGTGGCGACCGACCTGGAGGAGTGCAGGCTGGCCGCGGCGGAGAAGACCAAGGAGCGCATGGAGGCCGCGGCGGCCCGGCTCGAGGCTGCTGCATCCGCCATGGAGCCGGCCCGTCCCGTCGAGGCGCTGGTCCTCCGCGCGCGTATCCGCACGCAGTGCCAGATCCCCTTTGCCCCCGTGCTGCGGCAGGGCGCGCTGGTGGCGGAGGCCAACGAGCTGCTGGAGCGCGCGCTGGGGCTCGATCCACAGCACCTGATCGCGCGCTTCATGCTGGGGATGAACCACTCCCGCGCGCCCGCCTTCCTGGGGCGGACGGATGCGGCCGTGGAACAGCTCGAGCGCGTTCTGCGCGATCACGGCACGCGGACGGAGCCGGCGGTGGCATCGACGTACCTGACGCTGGGCGAGCTGTATGCCCGCCAGGGACGCAGGACCCTCGCGGCGCAGACATGGAGGCGCGGCGCGGCGCAGTTCCCATCGCACCCCGGCCTGCGCGAGAAGGCGGGCGCCCCGGTGGCGGCCGATTCGATCGCGCCGCGCGCGAGCTCCGCCGACTCCACGGCCAGGCCCGCTCCCCAGCAAGCCAGCGCCGCCGATTCCGCGGCCGGCATTCCGCGGCCCGTGGTCGCGGCGCCACGCGCCCCGGTGCTGCTCGCGCCGATCCTGGTGATGGGGAGCACCTACTCGGTGGACGACCCGCGCGCGGCGACGCGGCTTTCCAAGCAGGAAGTGTACACCATGCCGGGCGGCACGGCGGACGTCTTCCAGACCTTCCAAACGCTGCCCGGCGTCACGCGAGTGGGCGACAGCGGCGACCTGTACGTGCGCGGTGGCGATCCGGCCGAGACGCCGATCTACGTGGACGGCGCCCGCCTCTTCCACCCCGGCCGCTTCGAGACGCTGAGCGGCTCCATCTTCGGCGTCTTCGACCCGTCGGTGATGCGGACGGCGTACTTCTCCAGCGGCGGCTTCTCGGCGCGGTACGGCAACGCGCTCTCCGGCATCGTGGCGCTGGAGACGGACCGCCGGCCCACCACGCGGCACTGGCGCGCCGGCGCCAACCTGGTCTCCCTCGGCGGCACCTTCTGGCAGCCGCTGGGCGAGCGCGCGGGCATGTGGTCCACCGCGATGCTGACCGACGCGCGCGCGCTGCTCACCCTGCACGGCCGCACCGGTGACTACCCCGAGGCACCGGCCTCGAAGCAGCTCATGGCCGGCTTCTCGGTGGAGCCGATGGAGGGGATCGAGGTGCGGCTCGGAGGGCTCCTCGTCTCCGACGAGACCACGGCGCTGATCTCGTCGACCGGCTACGAGGGACCGTTTCGCAGCGAGTCCGGCTCGCGGCTCGGCACCGCCGAGATCCGCGCGATGGGGTGGGACGGCAAGGCCACGGCGCGCATGACGCTCGCCGCGTCCACGCGCGACACCCGCTTCGGGTTCGGCGTGCTGGAGCGCGACCACGAGGACCGCCAGTTCGGCACGCGCATCGACGGCGAGGTCAAGGGATCCCGCGTCACGCTGCGCGCCGGCTTCGAGGGCGCCCTGCTGGAGGCGCTGTCGGACGGCACGGTCCCCACGAGCGGCCAGGTGGCGCCCGGCTCCCCCTCGCGCACGCTGGAAAGCGAGCTGGACAGGGCGGACCACCTCGGCGGCTACACGGAAGTCGAGTGGCGGGCGACGCGCCGGATCGCGCTGCTGGGCGGAGTGCGCGCGGACAATCTACCCGGAGAGAGCGGGATCCAGGTGGACCCGCGCCTCGCCGCCGCCTACAGCCTGAACGGCTGGACGTACCGGGTGGGCGGCGGCCGCTTCAGCCAGGGGCGCTGGCGCACTCGCTACGCGCTCCCCAACCAGGGGAACGCGTCGGGCGTGCCGCTGCGGGCGCACCACCTGGTCGCCGGCGTGCAGCGCGACGGCACCCCCGCGGTGCGCGTGGAGGCGTACGTCAAGCGCTACGACGACTACGTCGCGGAAACCGGCACCGACGCCGATGCGCCCCAGGTGGTCGGGGGCCGCTCCCATGGGCTGGACGTGCTCTTTCGCCCGCAGGGGGTGGGGCCGGTCGTGGGCTGGCTCACCTACTCGTACCTCAAGGGCGAGATCGAGCTGGAGGACGGCGGGTGGGTGCCCTCCCGCTTCGACGTGACGCACACGCTCTCCACCGTCGGCAAGCTGTCGATGGGCGAATACGAGCTGGGCCTCACGGGCCGCTACGGCACGGGGCGGCCGAACACGCCCATCCTCGGCGCGTCGCCGCCCGTGGGCAGCGCGCCCGCCACCCCGCTCTACGGCGACCTCAACTCGCAGCGGCTCCCCGACTACGTGCGCCTCGACGGCCGGCTCTCGCGGCTGATGCGGATGAGGGGCGGCATCGTGGTGGCCTACGTGGAGGGGCTCAACCTGCTCGACCGCGGCAACGTGATGTCGTACACCTACGACGCCGCCTACCGCGACCGGCAGCCCGTGCGCACCTTCTTCGGCGACCGCACCCTGGTGCTGGGCGTGGAGGCGCAGTTCTAG
- a CDS encoding ABC transporter permease, with translation MSQQAIAPATIRMPLLRIGVSRGLMEIRQFFRARDSVIFMFALPILFMIIFGAIFGRQPLGPDHTYSQALVPALMTFSILSTGLVNIGVWIVIDRENGTLRRLTTTPMPGAAYFFGKVVMVLFIGIISLSTLVAIGVLLYGVKLPTAPDKLLTIVWVTLLGYTTLGVLGVAMSSLVTHGRSASAIMNLPSLVLAFISGVFIRYTDIPPWMYGFASLFPVKWIAQGLRSGFLPDSLARLESSGAWQRDRVFLVLLAWLIIGVVLCMTTFRWRREGDG, from the coding sequence ATGAGCCAGCAAGCGATCGCGCCCGCCACCATCCGCATGCCGCTGCTGCGGATCGGCGTATCCAGGGGCCTGATGGAGATCAGGCAGTTCTTCCGGGCGCGCGACTCGGTCATCTTCATGTTCGCCCTCCCGATCCTCTTCATGATCATCTTCGGGGCGATCTTCGGAAGGCAGCCGCTGGGCCCGGATCACACGTACAGCCAGGCGCTGGTGCCCGCGCTGATGACCTTTTCCATCCTCTCCACGGGGCTGGTGAACATCGGCGTGTGGATCGTGATCGACCGTGAGAACGGCACGCTGCGCCGCCTCACCACCACGCCCATGCCGGGTGCCGCGTACTTCTTTGGCAAGGTGGTGATGGTGCTGTTCATCGGCATCATCAGCCTGTCGACGCTGGTGGCGATCGGGGTGCTGCTGTACGGCGTCAAGCTCCCCACCGCGCCAGACAAGCTGCTGACCATCGTCTGGGTGACGCTGCTCGGCTACACCACGCTGGGGGTGCTGGGCGTGGCCATGTCCAGCCTGGTGACGCACGGCCGGTCGGCCTCCGCGATCATGAACCTCCCCTCGCTGGTGCTGGCGTTCATCTCCGGGGTGTTCATCCGCTACACGGACATCCCGCCCTGGATGTACGGCTTCGCCTCGCTCTTTCCGGTCAAGTGGATCGCGCAGGGGCTGCGCTCGGGCTTCCTTCCCGACTCGCTGGCGAGGCTCGAGTCGTCCGGCGCCTGGCAGCGCGACCGCGTCTTCCTGGTGCTGCTCGCCTGGCTGATCATCGGCGTCGTCCTCTGCATGACCACCTTTCGCTGGCGGCGGGAGGGCGACGGCTGA